AAGAGCCTTCAGATTCTCTTGACTATGCAATAGTTATAAAGAGTTTGGAGCATATAGGGGACTGTCTTGATAGAGTATCAAATACTATGTTGAAAATAGGACTTGAGGATCTTCATATAAATAATGAGTGTAGAGCTATATTTAAGGATATATTTGCAAAAGTATCTTCATATGTATCAAAAGCTATAAACTCTCTAGGAACAAACAATATTACTTTAGCTATGAAGGTACTCCTAGGTAGGGAGGAGCTAGCTACAGAAGCTCTAAACTCTATTAAACAATGTTTAGATGTTCCAGGTGTATTGGCTATAACACATGAAGCTATTGTAGCAGTCTATGAGGCTGCAGAAATAGGGGAGGTAGCGACACTTAAAGCAATAAAATCTATGGAGGAAGAGCATAGGGTTCCTGTTAAGGAGGAGCTCTCTCAAGAACTCTCCGAATAGCTTCTATAGACATTGCTATATTTTTTATTGTTTCATGAGCCATATACACTAGATCCTGATCTATAGCTCCCTGGTTACTAGCTTTTTCAAGTTCATCTAGATCGATTATCCTCATATTGTTTCCTACTATAGCGATATCTGCTAATAGATCTAGATATCTTATTGTATATGTGTTATAGCATATCTCTGGAGGGGTATTGATATTTATGTATATACCTTTCTCTCTTCCGCTCTGATCTAGATATCTATGTATTATAAACCAGTTGTTTAGGGGTATCAACGTTATTGCTATATCTCCACTCTTCTTCTCAACATTAATACCATCGTATACACCATTACTTTGTATAACCCTTCTACACACAAGAAACTCTCCTAGCTCTGTCTCTATAACGTTGACAACATCTAGTGGTCCTATCTTAATCTTCTTTCCACTGGGTTTTACATGTTCTATAGTTATTGTTCTACCTATGAGTCTCTCCATTGCATAGTATTTTACTGCTCTCTCTAGAATCTCTCTATCTATATATTTTGTCATTCTATCCAATAGATCTACAACATCCTCACTTACATCACAGGTCTTTAACATATGGTGATATGGTGTTGTTGGAATGATCTTCCTCCTCATCTCGTCAAGATACTCCTTAGATAATCTAGTTAATCTTATGAATGCTATTGCCTCTCCATGTACAAGGATCATAGGCTCTTTATATCTAGTCTTCTTAATCTTTTCAATACTACTAATAGCTTCTTCTACATCTTGTAGAGCTTTCTCTAGGGGAACAGATCTTGCAGAGCTTCTCCATCTAACACTATATCCATATCTTGTAGCTTGATTTGCTATTGTTTGTAGTGATGCTCTTCTATTAAAATCCTTTACATGTTCACTGAAATAGACTTTCCCAAGCCCATCATCTAGTAGTACAAGTGTATCCTTTAGTATAGCTGCACCGGGTAGTAATACTGCTCTTGTATTTAGGCTTGAAGCAGGTTTAACTACATGTGCAATTATAGTTTCACCAGTGTTGCATCCCTTATAGCTCTGAAGTATTGCTTCTCCGCCAGGTATCTCTACAATACACTCATTCTCTTCATAACCTTTTACTCTAGCTATAACAGTTGTATATGGACCTAGTTCCCTATATTCATGGTATATAAATGGTATTCTAGATAATAGTTCATATAGCATTTCCTCTACAGCATCCTTATATCCTACGATTATTATAGTATTTGGATCTTCATCACTAGGCTTTATAGTTGCTTGTGGTGCTACCTCGGTTTTCTGTGGTATTCCAAATCTTTCTGATAGCTGTCTAGATACATCTACAAGTTCGTGTCCAGATTCCAATACTATTCTTGCTAAAGCTGTTGCGTATGGACCTCTAACTCTATAGTTCATCCCTATCAATCCTTTACAGTTTCAAGAATTGTTATAGCAGACCATAGTAATGTTCTTGCATGTAGAGGCATATTAGGGTCTTGACTAACCTCATCAAGAATCCCTACAGCATTTGCAGCTCTTACACCAGGTGATAGCCCTTTTTCATTCAATGCTCTTATAGCAAACATAGCAGCTCTTCTTATATTTCTAGGAATAGATGGATCATTCATAACTCTAGATAGAACTAGCAATGCCTGTTTAATCTTTGCCTCATTATCGTATTGCATAGCCTTAGACTCAAATCGTCTTTTAGTAACATCGCCTTGTTGCGAAACACCCTGGTTCTCCATAAAATATCACCCAGTTTTATCTCTATTTTTATAGACCTAAATAAAATATATGCTTATCTAGCTTTATACGTATACTGGTGTTAAAAAGTAAAATGGGTGTAAAATTTGATAACAATTAAATGGCATGGTCATGCATGTTTTGAGATAATATCATCAAAAGGTATTAGAATAGTTATAGATCCACATGATGGTAAGAGCCTTGGTATAAAGCCTCCAGATGCACAAGCTGATATTGTGCTAATAACTCATGAGCATTTTGATCATAATGCATTTAGCGTTGTAGCAAAACCAAGTGCACAAGTATTCTCTATGTATGAGGGGAGGACGACTGTTGATGATATAGAGATACTTGGTGTTAGGACATATCATGATAGAGAGAAGGGGAGGAGAAGAGGACAGAATATGATATATAGAGTAACAGTTGATGGTATAGTATTTCTACATCTAGGAGATCTTGGACACGAGCTAGATGATAGCTATGCAGAAAAACTTGGACATATAGATATAGTGATGATACCTGTTGGAGGTACATTTACAATAGATTCTAGTGGTGCATGGAAAACTATAGAGGTTATTAAGCCAAAGATTGTCATACCTATGCATTACTGGATAAGAGGTTTAAATCTACCTCTAAGACCTGTAGATGATTTCATATCTAAGAAGCCATCTATGTGGAGCGTAGTTAAATTAGATAGCAATATTCTTACTATTGATCCAAAGAAAATAGAGAGTAATATGATCTATGTCTTTAATGCTCCATAAAATATTTGAATAAGACTTTTTTCCTCATCATCTATCTAGCAATAAAATATATAGTTATATAGTATAGATATGTTTCGGGTTTATAGCTATGGTAATATTCAACTGTCTTATGAGAGGCCATTGCTGTAAGAAGTTTTGGATTCCTGTTACACATCTAGATCTACTTAGAATTATGGAATATTGTGGTATAGAGATAACAAGAGATATTGTATCTCTCTATGAGGCTGAATTATATGAAGATCTTTTCTATCCACGCATATCTCTAGGGGGTAAAAAATATTTTTTAGCACTTGCATCGAGAAGCGATGGTTCATGTATATTTCTTGATAATGGCAAATGTTCTATTCATAGATTTAAACCATATGTATGTAGATTTTATCCATTTGTATACGTGGAGAAAGATGGTGATGTAGATATAGAGGTAAATGAGAATGCAATAGGCGAGTGTCCAGGGCTAATACTAGATAACGATAGTATTCCAATAGATCTAAAGAATACATTAAAGATGTATGCAAGGATAAGAATCCAAGAGTTAAAACTCTATGAGAAAGTCGTTGATGATTGGAATAAGTCAGAATTCTCAGCTAATGGTGATATAGATTATCTTCTTCTATACATATTAAGGAGAGCTGTATATGATAAAAAATATTTAGAGTCTATAGGCATGTGGCACATCTAAATACAGTTAAATACGATAAATTTTTAGGTGTTATCTGCATATGCTAGGTTTTTGGAGCTATGAAGAGGTGCTTGGAGTGACATCGAGTTATTATGAAGGTGCTCGAGTGCCATGGGTACCGACTAGAGAGGAGCTACTAGATATAATTATGAGGTTAGCCAATATTCGTCCAGATGATATATTTTATGATCTAGGCTGTGGAGATGGAAGAATAGTGGTGAAAGCTGCTAAAGAGGGTGTTAAGAAGGCTGTTTGTGTAGAGATTAATCCTAGCTTGATAGAGAAGGCTAAGGAGTATGCAAGAAATGAGAATGTTATCGATAGGATAGAGTTTGTCAATATGGATTTCTTTAAAGCTCCTATAAGTGATGCAACAGTTATGTATATGTATCTACTAACCTCTGTAAACAAGGCTTTGAGACCAAAGCTTGAGGCAGAGCTTAAGGATGGTACAAGAGTTGTAACACTAGATTTTGAGATACCTGGATGGAAGCCTATTCAAGTTGTAGAAATTTCACTGCCTATGAGAACAGCAAAACTATATCTATATGTCAAGGGAATAAGCAATAGATAGCTATAGAATTCCCGCCACCTTTTTTGCTTCATTAACAATTTTTTTAGCTTCATTAGAACTATAAGCTATTTGCCTACTATCTATATCCAATGTCTTCATATCTTGGTAAAGACTTCTAGAGATTTCATCAAGACGATCTATAAGTACATTGAATATCGGTATAGTGTTAGACAT
Above is a genomic segment from Ignisphaera aggregans DSM 17230 containing:
- a CDS encoding Histone methylation DOT1 family protein (InterPro IPR013110~KEGG: hbu:Hbut_0041 rRNA methylase family protein~PFAM: Histone methylation DOT1 family protein~SPTR: A2BIV8 Predicted rRNA methylase family protein~PFAM: Putative RNA methylase family UPF0020), whose amino-acid sequence is MLGFWSYEEVLGVTSSYYEGARVPWVPTREELLDIIMRLANIRPDDIFYDLGCGDGRIVVKAAKEGVKKAVCVEINPSLIEKAKEYARNENVIDRIEFVNMDFFKAPISDATVMYMYLLTSVNKALRPKLEAELKDGTRVVTLDFEIPGWKPIQVVEISLPMRTAKLYLYVKGISNR
- a CDS encoding conserved hypothetical protein (COGs: COG2220 Zn-dependent hydrolase of the beta-lactamase fold~KEGG: smr:Smar_1350 hypothetical protein~SPTR: A3DP81 Putative uncharacterized protein), translated to MITIKWHGHACFEIISSKGIRIVIDPHDGKSLGIKPPDAQADIVLITHEHFDHNAFSVVAKPSAQVFSMYEGRTTVDDIEILGVRTYHDREKGRRRGQNMIYRVTVDGIVFLHLGDLGHELDDSYAEKLGHIDIVMIPVGGTFTIDSSGAWKTIEVIKPKIVIPMHYWIRGLNLPLRPVDDFISKKPSMWSVVKLDSNILTIDPKKIESNMIYVFNAP
- a CDS encoding protein of unknown function DUF402 (InterPro IPR007295~KEGG: hbu:Hbut_1628 hypothetical protein~PFAM: protein of unknown function DUF402~SPTR: A2BN82 RNA-binding protein AU-1~PFAM: Ribonuclease E/G family; Protein of unknown function (DUF402)) encodes the protein MNYRVRGPYATALARIVLESGHELVDVSRQLSERFGIPQKTEVAPQATIKPSDEDPNTIIIVGYKDAVEEMLYELLSRIPFIYHEYRELGPYTTVIARVKGYEENECIVEIPGGEAILQSYKGCNTGETIIAHVVKPASSLNTRAVLLPGAAILKDTLVLLDDGLGKVYFSEHVKDFNRRASLQTIANQATRYGYSVRWRSSARSVPLEKALQDVEEAISSIEKIKKTRYKEPMILVHGEAIAFIRLTRLSKEYLDEMRRKIIPTTPYHHMLKTCDVSEDVVDLLDRMTKYIDREILERAVKYYAMERLIGRTITIEHVKPSGKKIKIGPLDVVNVIETELGEFLVCRRVIQSNGVYDGINVEKKSGDIAITLIPLNNWFIIHRYLDQSGREKGIYININTPPEICYNTYTIRYLDLLADIAIVGNNMRIIDLDELEKASNQGAIDQDLVYMAHETIKNIAMSIEAIRRVLERAPP
- a CDS encoding protein of unknown function UPF0153 (InterPro IPR005358~KEGG: cma:Cmaq_1904 hypothetical protein~PFAM: protein of unknown function UPF0153~SPTR: A8MBI8 Putative uncharacterized protein~PFAM: Uncharacterised protein family (UPF0153)) — encoded protein: MVIFNCLMRGHCCKKFWIPVTHLDLLRIMEYCGIEITRDIVSLYEAELYEDLFYPRISLGGKKYFLALASRSDGSCIFLDNGKCSIHRFKPYVCRFYPFVYVEKDGDVDIEVNENAIGECPGLILDNDSIPIDLKNTLKMYARIRIQELKLYEKVVDDWNKSEFSANGDIDYLLLYILRRAVYDKKYLESIGMWHI
- a CDS encoding Protein of unknown function UPF0147 (COGs: COG1698 conserved hypothetical protein~InterPro IPR005354~KEGG: hbu:Hbut_1631 hypothetical protein~PFAM: Protein of unknown function UPF0147~SPTR: A2BN84 Conserved archaeal protein~PFAM: Uncharacterised protein family (UPF0147)) is translated as MENQGVSQQGDVTKRRFESKAMQYDNEAKIKQALLVLSRVMNDPSIPRNIRRAAMFAIRALNEKGLSPGVRAANAVGILDEVSQDPNMPLHARTLLWSAITILETVKD